One genomic segment of [Phormidium] sp. ETS-05 includes these proteins:
- a CDS encoding NAD(P)/FAD-dependent oxidoreductase → MQLSKQNLQERQERVYDTIVIGGGAGGLSAGIYLQRYLLSSLIIDKGKARSFWMQELHNYLGLPPDTPGKVLLHQGKEHYLSVNGDLLNGYVEEVVDEGETFAVRVKVGRQNSIYPVFRSKYLIAASGIIDHLVPLDEMRNVFEYAGYNLHVCMVCDGYEMANKKCGFFAGSEASIEDMVFSLSWFTPYITVFTHGLFAVSDEMRQKLTAHGYRLVETPIKQFLGEHHHMTGVELVDGTVVDLETGLIGMGSQYHNTYLKGIDLEMKGGNLVTDHMCRTSHPRIFAIGDLKVGLNQVAIAVGDGALAATQIWRDIRRAAGPRRWEENISVPV, encoded by the coding sequence ATGCAGCTATCAAAGCAGAATCTCCAAGAACGTCAAGAGCGGGTATATGATACGATCGTCATTGGCGGAGGCGCCGGGGGACTTTCCGCTGGTATCTATTTACAACGCTATCTCCTCTCTAGCTTAATTATTGATAAGGGCAAGGCGCGATCGTTTTGGATGCAGGAATTGCACAATTATCTAGGTTTACCCCCAGATACACCGGGGAAAGTGTTGTTGCACCAAGGCAAAGAGCATTATTTGTCTGTAAATGGGGATTTACTGAACGGTTATGTAGAAGAAGTAGTGGATGAGGGGGAAACTTTTGCCGTGCGGGTGAAAGTAGGACGGCAAAATAGTATTTACCCCGTATTTCGCAGTAAATATTTAATTGCCGCCAGTGGAATTATTGACCATTTGGTGCCTCTGGATGAAATGCGCAATGTGTTTGAGTATGCTGGCTACAACCTCCATGTGTGTATGGTGTGTGATGGCTATGAAATGGCTAATAAGAAATGCGGTTTCTTTGCCGGTTCTGAGGCGAGTATTGAAGATATGGTGTTCAGTTTGAGCTGGTTTACACCTTATATTACTGTGTTTACGCATGGATTGTTTGCCGTGAGTGATGAGATGCGCCAGAAGTTAACGGCTCATGGTTATCGCTTGGTGGAAACTCCGATTAAGCAGTTTTTGGGAGAACACCACCATATGACTGGGGTGGAGTTGGTGGATGGGACTGTGGTGGATTTGGAAACCGGTTTGATTGGCATGGGTTCTCAATACCACAATACTTATCTCAAAGGGATAGATTTGGAGATGAAAGGGGGAAATTTGGTGACGGATCATATGTGCCGCACTTCTCATCCCCGAATTTTTGCGATTGGTGATTTGAAGGTGGGGTTAAATCAAGTGGCGATCGCGGTAGGTGATGGCGCCTTAGCCGCTACTCAAATTTGGCGGGACATCCGCCGCGCCGCCGGTCCCCGCCGCTGGGAGGAAAATATTTCCGTTCCGGTTTAG
- a CDS encoding DUF760 domain-containing protein, giving the protein MVYQPDFTNHPQVEDAAANPLLNYLKHQPPEVLAHVAKSVSPEIKEIISHNVQGLVGVLPTDNFDVQVTTNRENLAGLLASAMMTGYFLHKMEQRMHLEESLGASGSIGSQD; this is encoded by the coding sequence ATGGTTTATCAACCCGACTTTACCAATCATCCCCAGGTTGAGGATGCGGCGGCCAACCCACTCCTGAATTACTTAAAACACCAACCGCCCGAGGTTCTAGCGCATGTTGCCAAGTCGGTTTCCCCTGAAATCAAAGAAATTATCTCCCATAACGTCCAGGGGTTGGTGGGCGTGCTGCCCACAGATAATTTTGACGTGCAAGTGACTACCAACCGGGAGAATTTGGCGGGACTGCTGGCTTCTGCCATGATGACGGGCTATTTTCTGCACAAGATGGAACAAAGGATGCACCTAGAAGAAAGTTTGGGTGCTTCCGGTTCGATCGGGTCACAAGATTGA
- a CDS encoding trypsin-like peptidase domain-containing protein: MIAIIHQMPLYLWLLAFGVGAGFLGSQYQKFVVGLGPKQAAKAEETRFLVGQDPKLEPAGKSTNFIAAAAAQAIPAVVRIDRPAVFPLSSVAPALPGGFFSPVSEAEELPEGSGEPGSGSGFLIGADGRILTNAHVVGMAPVVQVELYDGRVFPGTVAGTDALTDLAAVKIDATGLPTVRLGKSANLVAGQWAIAIGNPLGLNRTVTAGIISATGRSSSEVGGEDLRVRFIQTDAAINPGNSGGPLLNKFGEAIGVNTAIRPDARGLGFAIPMETALRIANQLFDNGWAEHPFLGIEMVNLTPETLPEIKAQVREDWKPSAQWGVLILGVLRDSPAHQAGLHPGDLIASIDGLSVNTAAEVQDMIDASAIGAILRVEILRQGKRQTIGVRLGSIPDDLAD, translated from the coding sequence ATGATTGCGATAATTCATCAGATGCCACTTTATCTGTGGCTGTTGGCTTTTGGAGTTGGAGCCGGATTTTTAGGTAGTCAGTATCAAAAGTTCGTAGTTGGGCTTGGGCCCAAACAAGCCGCGAAAGCCGAGGAGACGAGGTTCCTAGTTGGGCAAGATCCCAAACTTGAACCGGCGGGCAAATCCACCAATTTTATCGCGGCGGCGGCGGCTCAAGCCATACCAGCGGTGGTACGGATTGACCGTCCGGCGGTGTTTCCTTTGTCTTCAGTGGCGCCAGCGTTGCCCGGGGGGTTTTTCTCTCCGGTTTCTGAGGCGGAAGAACTGCCCGAAGGATCGGGAGAGCCCGGGAGTGGATCGGGTTTTTTGATTGGTGCTGATGGTCGCATCCTCACTAATGCCCATGTGGTGGGGATGGCGCCAGTGGTGCAGGTCGAGTTATATGATGGCCGGGTGTTTCCGGGTACAGTGGCGGGAACCGATGCCCTGACGGATTTGGCGGCTGTGAAAATTGACGCCACGGGACTGCCTACCGTGCGCCTGGGCAAATCGGCTAATTTGGTGGCGGGACAGTGGGCGATCGCCATTGGCAATCCCCTGGGGTTGAACCGCACCGTCACCGCTGGTATCATCAGCGCTACGGGTCGATCGAGCAGCGAAGTGGGAGGAGAGGATTTACGGGTGCGCTTCATCCAAACTGATGCGGCCATTAATCCCGGTAATTCCGGCGGTCCGCTATTGAACAAGTTCGGGGAGGCGATCGGCGTGAATACCGCCATCCGCCCCGACGCCCGAGGTTTAGGTTTCGCTATTCCGATGGAAACAGCCCTGCGCATTGCTAACCAGTTATTTGACAATGGGTGGGCAGAACATCCGTTTTTAGGCATTGAAATGGTCAACCTCACCCCAGAAACCCTGCCAGAGATTAAGGCGCAAGTGCGCGAAGACTGGAAGCCATCAGCCCAGTGGGGGGTGTTGATTTTAGGGGTACTCCGAGACTCACCGGCTCACCAAGCTGGTTTGCATCCGGGGGATTTAATTGCCAGCATTGATGGTTTGAGCGTCAATACTGCCGCTGAAGTCCAAGACATGATCGACGCCAGTGCCATTGGTGCCATCCTGAGAGTGGAAATTCTCCGCCAGGGGAAGCGGCAAACCATTGGCGTGCGTCTCGGTTCGATTCCTGACGACCTTGCCGACTAA
- the trpA gene encoding tryptophan synthase subunit alpha: MLSVSQCFEQLRTRHECALIPFITAGDPDLETTAAALKVLDSNGADLIELGVPYSDPLADGPVIQAAATRALQRGTRLDHVLDMVAQVSPSLRCPLVLFTYYNPILYRGLEQFFGQIAAAGVKGLVVPDLPLEEAGEVLQVAAAHGVEVVLLVAPTSSQDRIEAIARQSQGFIYLVSVTGVTGMRTQVQMRVKDLLDQLRSTTDKPIGVGFGISSPEQARQVKDWGADAAIVGSAFVNRLAGDTPAAGLLAIGNFCAQLKSALVSP; encoded by the coding sequence ATGTTATCGGTTTCCCAATGCTTTGAGCAACTGCGCACCCGCCATGAGTGCGCCCTGATTCCGTTTATTACCGCCGGGGACCCAGACCTGGAAACTACCGCCGCTGCCTTAAAAGTCCTGGACAGCAATGGCGCGGATTTAATTGAGCTGGGCGTCCCCTACTCGGACCCTCTGGCGGACGGTCCGGTGATTCAAGCGGCGGCTACCCGGGCTTTACAACGGGGCACCCGTCTGGATCATGTGCTGGATATGGTGGCGCAGGTTAGTCCTTCCCTGCGCTGTCCTCTGGTGCTGTTTACTTATTACAACCCGATTTTATACCGGGGTTTAGAGCAGTTTTTCGGCCAAATTGCCGCCGCTGGGGTGAAGGGTTTGGTAGTGCCAGATTTGCCTTTGGAAGAAGCGGGGGAGGTGCTACAGGTGGCGGCAGCTCACGGTGTGGAGGTGGTGCTATTGGTGGCGCCCACTAGCTCTCAAGACCGCATTGAGGCGATCGCTCGCCAGTCCCAAGGATTTATCTACCTGGTGAGCGTTACCGGCGTCACGGGAATGCGCACTCAGGTGCAGATGCGGGTTAAGGATTTGCTCGACCAGCTTAGGAGTACCACGGATAAACCGATCGGTGTTGGTTTCGGCATTTCCTCCCCGGAACAGGCGCGCCAAGTTAAGGACTGGGGGGCCGATGCGGCTATTGTGGGCAGTGCTTTTGTCAACCGCTTAGCTGGGGATACTCCGGCAGCGGGCCTTCTGGCGATCGGCAATTTCTGCGCCCAGCTTAAATCTGCTCTCGTCTCTCCCTAA
- a CDS encoding DUF3007 family protein, whose protein sequence is MRRIDAIAISLGVFLAGGLAYVAFTAAGVDGATAGIWTQAILVVGLVGWLLSYLFRAVSGKMTYHQQLQNYENAVLQKRLDALTPEELAQLEAEIAQEQQSLSVGESPSTKEK, encoded by the coding sequence ATGCGCAGAATAGACGCGATCGCCATCAGCCTGGGCGTATTTTTGGCTGGTGGTTTAGCTTATGTTGCTTTCACCGCAGCGGGTGTGGATGGCGCCACGGCGGGAATTTGGACCCAAGCGATTTTGGTAGTGGGTTTAGTGGGGTGGTTGCTCAGTTATTTATTCCGGGCAGTCAGTGGTAAGATGACTTATCACCAGCAGTTACAAAATTACGAAAACGCCGTACTGCAAAAGCGTTTGGACGCTCTCACCCCGGAAGAACTGGCGCAACTGGAGGCGGAAATTGCTCAGGAACAACAGTCGCTCTCTGTGGGGGAAAGCCCAAGCACCAAGGAAAAGTAG
- the ndhL gene encoding NAD(P)H-quinone oxidoreductase subunit L encodes MLLFVLSMAILEANFLALALYAVLGGAYLVVVPLAVFLYLQKRWYVVSSFERGFMYFLVFFFFPGLLLLSPFMNFRPQRRSI; translated from the coding sequence ATGTTGCTGTTTGTGCTATCTATGGCGATACTGGAAGCGAACTTTTTGGCTCTGGCCCTCTATGCAGTTTTGGGTGGGGCTTACCTGGTGGTAGTGCCCCTGGCGGTGTTCCTGTACCTGCAAAAACGGTGGTACGTGGTCAGCTCTTTTGAGCGCGGTTTCATGTACTTTTTGGTGTTTTTCTTTTTCCCTGGTTTGCTCCTGTTGAGCCCATTTATGAATTTTCGCCCCCAACGGCGATCGATTTAA
- a CDS encoding PRC-barrel domain-containing protein — MTSEQIRQRSDIINMQVIARDTGKRLGVVKELLVDVEGRSVVALGLRDSMLSLGGMPKFMLLRSIRQIGDVILVDDENAIEDLDVDPYSSLINSEVITENGELLGKVRGFKFNAETGELVSVIVASLGFPLIPDVAISTYELPMEELVSSGPDRLIVFEGAQDRLVQLTVGVMERLGIGEPPWERDQEENFLAPSISVEKQLPTGRVAPEPEPRRVATPAVQEGWDEDEWEEPQAEPVSEPEPVSYYDEEEDNWSEASRRDQYDRYDDDYAPQKYPDREYEEEYEYEDVENDAWAPGSDQPYQPPRVNIPEKTKAREYEEEPGGY; from the coding sequence ATGACATCTGAACAAATCCGCCAACGCTCCGACATCATTAATATGCAGGTAATTGCTCGTGACACCGGTAAGCGCCTCGGGGTGGTTAAGGAGCTATTGGTTGATGTAGAAGGACGCTCAGTGGTGGCGCTGGGTTTGCGCGATAGTATGCTCTCTCTGGGGGGGATGCCTAAGTTTATGCTCCTGCGCAGCATCCGCCAAATCGGAGATGTGATTTTGGTGGATGATGAGAATGCGATCGAGGATCTCGATGTGGACCCCTACAGCAGCCTCATCAATAGCGAAGTGATTACGGAAAATGGGGAACTGCTGGGAAAAGTGCGGGGTTTCAAGTTTAACGCGGAAACTGGGGAACTGGTTTCAGTGATTGTGGCTTCTCTCGGTTTCCCGTTGATTCCCGATGTGGCAATTAGCACCTATGAATTGCCGATGGAAGAATTAGTCAGCAGCGGCCCCGATCGGCTGATTGTGTTTGAAGGGGCGCAAGACCGCTTGGTGCAGCTCACCGTAGGCGTTATGGAGCGGCTGGGAATTGGCGAACCGCCTTGGGAGCGGGACCAGGAGGAAAATTTCTTGGCGCCTAGTATCTCGGTGGAAAAGCAATTGCCTACTGGGAGAGTGGCCCCGGAACCAGAACCGAGACGGGTGGCAACTCCAGCGGTGCAAGAGGGTTGGGATGAAGATGAGTGGGAAGAGCCGCAGGCGGAACCGGTGAGCGAACCGGAGCCGGTGTCTTACTATGATGAGGAGGAGGATAACTGGAGCGAGGCTTCTCGCCGCGACCAGTACGATCGCTACGATGATGATTATGCCCCCCAGAAGTACCCCGATCGGGAATACGAGGAAGAGTACGAGTATGAGGATGTGGAAAACGATGCCTGGGCTCCTGGTAGCGACCAACCTTATCAACCCCCTCGCGTCAATATCCCCGAAAAAACCAAGGCTCGCGAATACGAAGAAGAACCGGGCGGTTACTAA
- the smc gene encoding chromosome segregation protein SMC yields the protein MVHIKRLELKNFKSFGGTTVIPVLPGFTVVSGPNGSGKSNILDALLFCLGISTSKGMRAERLPDLVNQNQSNRRATVEASVTVTFDLSDSEPQPNHEPSEDGLKPNYEPGEEGLKPNYEPGGEGLKPNYEPGGEGLKPNYEPGEWSITRRLRVTRQGTYTSTYYMNGEPCTLFELHDRLNQLRVYPEGYNIVQQGDVTNIISMNAKERRLLIDELAGVAQFDRKIAQAKEKLDEVKERSERSRIVETELVREVNRLAKDRTKAQAYHSLRLELLEKQHLHTILEYHQLQQLQSQLLTHIEADQVLANSYENRIVTLSSEIGAASIHLSELSAQVKALGEDRLIALQSTLATQQANLAQQEMRLVELQTSGREIVGTIAQTEKQIKVNEEDLELLKLEQHLCDEKLAGLHISKQDAEEALERCREEVNTIAAEAGATLERQTQLHRQINQLQATREIASTDVGRLTERITSWRAKIASDRQYVADTEKLRETTDTQIQTREAEITAANQRAQELEQLVAATEDQRQTQQQTHKRLSEEFQQKQRRLDQLEAKAQAIQEATGGGATKVVLQAKLEGVLGLVSQLGRVRPEYQLALETAAGSRLTNIVVTDDAVAAAGIELLKQKRAGRATFLPLNKIKPPQFSFNDNLKQLPGFIDYAVNLIECAPEYSSLFTYVFGSTLVFENLETARQLLGKIRIVTLEGDILEAAGAMTGGSFSPGSRLHFGTADAAESAEVEELKSRLHSLQGMLVANTVAIEELSATLTKDSQSLMEVKQLCSALHLQQEQRRQERARLVALVQTTQEAIAKNESELQASLGELQTQEANILALDAQLNQWRAELAQLEASGKNSQWQSHMGKQRELEALSASWDGALAEANLRRQNLISNQERCQDKIREGRRRIEELHMQQLSTKEAVARIAELKEAAAEEIETTKAALQEVEGQLKEVKEARDAAEASDRTLRLERDKLQFQLQKLQETQQQRRSQLAELQDKLAAKLQEMAGWGDSETGGRGDQETIPPSPSLGEGVGGEGFSQETIPPLLPGRGGRGEALARRPFPPLPPWERG from the coding sequence ATGGTTCACATTAAGCGCCTAGAGCTGAAAAACTTCAAATCTTTTGGGGGCACCACGGTAATTCCAGTGCTGCCCGGTTTTACCGTGGTTTCTGGTCCCAATGGTTCTGGCAAATCCAATATTTTGGATGCACTGCTGTTTTGCTTGGGGATTTCCACTTCCAAGGGAATGCGGGCGGAACGGTTGCCCGATTTGGTAAACCAGAATCAATCTAACCGCCGAGCTACGGTAGAAGCTAGTGTGACGGTGACTTTCGATTTATCTGATTCGGAGCCCCAGCCCAACCACGAGCCTTCAGAAGATGGGCTAAAGCCCAACTACGAACCGGGGGAGGAGGGGCTAAAGCCCAACTACGAACCGGGGGGGGAGGGGCTAAAGCCCAACTACGAACCGGGGGGGGAGGGGCTAAAGCCCAACTACGAACCGGGGGAGTGGAGTATTACCCGCCGGTTGCGGGTGACGCGCCAAGGGACTTATACTTCTACCTATTATATGAACGGGGAGCCCTGCACCCTGTTTGAACTCCACGATCGCCTTAACCAACTGCGAGTTTATCCCGAAGGTTACAACATCGTCCAGCAGGGGGATGTTACTAATATTATCTCTATGAACGCCAAGGAGCGGCGCCTCCTGATTGATGAACTGGCGGGGGTGGCGCAGTTCGATCGCAAGATTGCCCAGGCGAAAGAAAAGCTCGATGAGGTGAAAGAGCGATCGGAACGTTCCCGCATCGTCGAAACCGAATTAGTCCGAGAGGTTAATCGTCTCGCCAAAGACCGCACCAAAGCCCAAGCCTATCACAGCCTGCGCTTGGAATTACTGGAAAAACAGCACCTCCATACCATCCTGGAATACCACCAACTCCAGCAACTCCAATCTCAACTCCTGACCCATATCGAAGCTGACCAAGTTCTCGCTAATTCATATGAAAATCGCATTGTTACTCTGAGTTCAGAAATTGGTGCTGCTAGTATTCATTTGAGTGAGCTATCAGCGCAAGTGAAAGCACTGGGAGAAGATAGATTAATTGCCCTTCAATCCACCCTCGCCACCCAACAAGCCAATCTAGCGCAGCAGGAAATGCGACTCGTGGAACTGCAAACCTCTGGGCGAGAAATCGTTGGCACTATAGCGCAAACTGAGAAGCAAATCAAGGTTAATGAAGAGGATTTAGAATTACTCAAATTAGAGCAGCATTTATGTGATGAAAAACTGGCAGGGCTGCATATTTCCAAACAAGATGCGGAAGAGGCTTTGGAGCGGTGCAGAGAAGAAGTAAACACGATCGCGGCAGAAGCGGGAGCGACTTTAGAAAGACAAACCCAGCTTCACCGGCAAATCAACCAGCTCCAAGCAACCAGAGAAATCGCCAGTACAGACGTGGGGAGGCTCACGGAGCGCATTACCTCATGGAGAGCAAAAATCGCGTCCGATCGTCAATATGTCGCCGACACAGAAAAGCTCAGGGAAACTACTGATACCCAAATCCAAACTAGGGAAGCGGAAATCACCGCCGCCAATCAGCGCGCCCAAGAACTAGAACAACTGGTGGCGGCGACAGAAGACCAACGGCAAACCCAACAGCAAACCCATAAACGCCTCAGTGAAGAATTCCAGCAGAAACAACGGCGTTTAGACCAGCTAGAGGCTAAAGCCCAAGCCATACAGGAGGCAACCGGCGGCGGTGCCACCAAAGTAGTGCTACAAGCCAAGCTGGAAGGAGTTTTGGGCCTAGTCTCGCAACTGGGGCGGGTCCGTCCCGAATACCAGCTTGCCCTAGAAACCGCCGCTGGTTCCCGATTGACGAATATTGTGGTGACAGATGATGCGGTAGCAGCGGCGGGGATAGAATTGCTCAAGCAAAAACGAGCGGGGCGCGCTACTTTCCTACCTTTGAACAAGATTAAACCGCCCCAGTTTAGTTTTAATGACAACCTGAAACAACTCCCCGGTTTTATCGATTATGCGGTCAACCTGATTGAATGTGCCCCTGAGTACAGTTCATTATTCACCTACGTTTTCGGCAGCACGTTGGTGTTTGAAAACTTGGAAACTGCCCGCCAGTTACTAGGGAAAATCAGAATCGTTACCCTGGAAGGGGATATTCTGGAAGCCGCTGGCGCTATGACGGGGGGCAGCTTCTCCCCTGGTAGTCGGCTGCATTTCGGCACGGCGGATGCGGCGGAGTCGGCGGAGGTAGAGGAGCTGAAATCCCGGTTACATTCACTGCAAGGGATGCTCGTAGCGAATACTGTGGCCATTGAAGAGCTATCAGCTACCCTGACCAAGGATTCTCAGTCCTTGATGGAGGTAAAACAACTATGCTCTGCTCTGCATCTGCAGCAGGAGCAGCGACGCCAGGAACGAGCCAGACTGGTGGCTCTGGTACAGACCACCCAGGAGGCGATCGCCAAGAATGAATCAGAATTACAAGCAAGTCTTGGGGAATTGCAGACACAGGAAGCCAATATCCTCGCTCTTGATGCCCAACTCAACCAGTGGCGAGCCGAGTTAGCACAGCTAGAGGCGTCGGGGAAAAATAGCCAATGGCAATCACATATGGGAAAGCAGCGGGAGTTGGAGGCTTTGAGTGCTTCCTGGGATGGGGCTCTTGCCGAAGCCAACTTGCGCCGCCAAAACCTAATTTCCAACCAGGAGCGCTGCCAAGACAAAATTCGCGAAGGACGGCGGCGAATTGAAGAACTGCATATGCAGCAATTATCTACCAAAGAGGCAGTAGCTCGGATTGCAGAACTCAAAGAAGCTGCCGCCGAAGAGATAGAAACCACGAAAGCAGCGCTGCAGGAGGTAGAAGGGCAGCTCAAAGAAGTCAAAGAGGCACGGGATGCCGCAGAAGCGAGCGATCGCACCTTGCGCCTGGAGCGAGACAAGCTGCAATTCCAACTGCAAAAGCTCCAAGAAACCCAGCAACAGCGCCGCTCCCAACTGGCGGAACTTCAAGACAAGCTCGCCGCCAAGCTCCAGGAAATGGCTGGATGGGGAGACTCGGAGACGGGGGGACGGGGGGACCAGGAAACCATTCCCCCCTCTCCCTCCCTGGGAGAGGGGGTAGGGGGTGAGGGCTTTAGCCAGGAAACCATTCCCCCTCTCCTCCCTGGGAGAGGGGGTAGGGGTGAGGCTTTAGCCAGGAGACCATTCCCCCCTCTCCCTCCCTGGGAGAGGGGGTAG